In Leptospira stimsonii, the following proteins share a genomic window:
- a CDS encoding L-threonylcarbamoyladenylate synthase, which produces MPENKVNTLITDSPSEAAKVLLRGGLVVFPTETVYGIGASAFDHKACRRIYEVKKRPSDNPLILHVENLAALNVCASVNLAGKLIFQKFSPGAITGIFLKKDPNLFTADLKTVAVRIPSNPTARSFLEFCNVPVAAPSANLSGKPSLTKMEYILEEFSGKVDCILKGEEPKIGIESTVIDFTSDPPILLRPGFVDFQDLKEILPEIQVLKSEDKTRNTSTDAPISPGLKYRHYAPICKVILTENLENIPSDAAQIGFRFYDDVAYQIRVDTNEAYMKSLYSFFVECDRRKIKEAYCEIPKEGRGKEALLNRITKAASK; this is translated from the coding sequence TTGCCAGAAAACAAGGTTAACACTCTCATCACAGACTCTCCCTCGGAAGCGGCAAAAGTTTTGCTTCGGGGAGGGCTCGTCGTCTTTCCCACCGAAACCGTTTATGGAATCGGGGCATCCGCCTTCGATCACAAAGCCTGCAGAAGAATCTACGAAGTTAAAAAACGCCCTTCGGACAATCCTCTCATCCTTCATGTAGAGAATCTGGCCGCGCTGAACGTATGCGCTTCTGTAAACCTGGCGGGCAAACTCATCTTCCAAAAATTTTCTCCGGGTGCCATTACTGGAATCTTCCTGAAAAAAGATCCGAACCTTTTTACCGCGGATCTGAAGACGGTTGCAGTACGAATTCCATCCAATCCAACGGCGCGTTCTTTTTTAGAATTTTGTAATGTTCCCGTCGCGGCCCCTTCGGCCAATCTTTCCGGGAAACCTTCCTTAACTAAAATGGAATATATCTTAGAGGAATTTTCCGGGAAGGTGGATTGTATTCTGAAAGGGGAAGAACCGAAGATAGGAATCGAATCCACTGTGATCGATTTTACGTCCGATCCTCCGATTCTGCTTCGTCCCGGATTTGTCGACTTTCAAGATCTAAAAGAAATTCTTCCGGAAATCCAAGTTTTAAAATCGGAGGATAAAACGCGGAATACTTCGACGGATGCGCCGATCAGTCCCGGACTCAAATACAGACACTATGCGCCGATTTGTAAGGTAATTCTAACGGAAAATCTGGAGAACATACCTTCGGACGCGGCACAAATCGGATTTCGGTTTTACGACGATGTCGCTTATCAAATCAGAGTAGATACCAACGAAGCATACATGAAATCTCTGTATTCTTTTTTTGTGGAATGTGATCGAAGAAAAATCAAAGAGGCCTACTGTGAAATTCCGAAAGAGGGAAGAGGAAAGGAAGCCCTTCTGAATCGAATCACTAAAGCCGCCTCGAAATGA
- a CDS encoding glycosyl hydrolase family 18 protein has protein sequence MANEQEDKHKIPDGLSQPVPFPRNSEPKKKILFYSFTWFLLSVLSFSLGINLLKKDNAAVANQSETVQASSVGIMDGIRDLFFINKPVNQTETMNSTPESDSSKSGFFSFGKDDGDMPEATLLPMADENTTFRASTWFSDYEAMKKTVHLYNEIHPFIYGMKGRETNNGDLYSSWGSTQKHERVAELRKLNPNVKIIPTIFRWENKYEKISENIGMNGRNDIRDKHLANILHELDTYGYDGIDIDYEGMSCEKKEKFEEFIVILSKEVHKRGKILSVAVHPKTPAKKETFKACKGLKEKIKMDYAENWRGPMTHDYAFLAKYADRIKIMAYELHPRKYRNPGPGPQAPNTWIKSIIEYAKARVPSRQLYMAIPTYGYDWALNCNSKIKSVYYQDAVRKKDLGIHRQPTNIDQIMANTKNSNTWTNLSKFSWVHTGKTYEDPSIWYKSEGCDRVAFYMNRKAFEDKMSLLRQYDLGGFSFWQLISDNDPGINDYLELLVSNKLPPVEKIKEPVKDPNAPSKDAQQTPEEANVNRQHAEKVARKQG, from the coding sequence ATGGCAAACGAACAAGAAGACAAACACAAAATCCCGGACGGACTCAGTCAACCGGTTCCATTCCCGAGAAATTCAGAACCCAAAAAGAAGATCTTATTCTATTCTTTTACCTGGTTTTTATTATCCGTTCTCTCATTCTCTTTAGGAATCAATCTTCTCAAAAAAGACAACGCGGCAGTAGCAAACCAATCCGAAACGGTTCAAGCAAGCTCCGTTGGAATCATGGATGGTATCCGAGATCTCTTCTTTATCAATAAGCCGGTAAACCAGACCGAAACAATGAACTCTACACCGGAATCCGATTCTTCGAAATCCGGCTTCTTCTCTTTTGGAAAGGACGACGGAGATATGCCGGAGGCGACCTTGCTTCCTATGGCAGACGAAAACACTACGTTCCGCGCATCCACCTGGTTTTCAGATTACGAAGCGATGAAGAAGACCGTTCATCTCTACAATGAAATCCATCCGTTTATCTATGGAATGAAGGGTCGCGAAACCAACAACGGCGATCTGTATTCCAGCTGGGGAAGCACTCAAAAACACGAACGTGTCGCCGAACTTCGAAAACTCAATCCGAATGTAAAAATCATTCCTACCATTTTCCGCTGGGAGAATAAATACGAAAAGATTTCCGAGAACATCGGGATGAACGGACGTAACGATATCAGAGACAAACACCTTGCGAACATTCTTCATGAACTCGATACGTACGGTTATGACGGAATCGATATCGACTACGAAGGAATGAGTTGTGAGAAAAAGGAAAAGTTCGAAGAATTCATCGTGATCCTTTCCAAGGAAGTGCATAAACGTGGAAAAATTCTTTCCGTCGCAGTACACCCGAAAACTCCTGCTAAAAAAGAAACCTTCAAAGCTTGCAAGGGCCTAAAAGAAAAAATCAAAATGGATTACGCGGAGAATTGGAGAGGGCCGATGACACACGACTACGCCTTTCTTGCAAAGTATGCGGATCGTATTAAGATTATGGCATATGAATTGCATCCTCGGAAATATAGAAATCCGGGACCGGGACCTCAGGCGCCGAACACTTGGATCAAAAGTATCATAGAATACGCTAAGGCAAGAGTTCCTTCCCGTCAGTTGTATATGGCGATCCCGACGTATGGTTACGATTGGGCGCTCAACTGTAATTCCAAAATCAAATCGGTTTATTATCAAGATGCGGTTCGTAAAAAGGATTTGGGAATTCACAGACAACCGACGAACATCGATCAGATTATGGCGAATACAAAAAACTCAAACACTTGGACCAATCTTTCCAAGTTTTCCTGGGTTCATACCGGAAAGACATACGAAGATCCGAGCATCTGGTATAAGTCCGAAGGTTGTGATCGAGTTGCGTTCTATATGAACCGAAAAGCCTTTGAAGACAAGATGAGTCTTTTGAGACAATACGATCTGGGTGGATTTTCCTTCTGGCAGTTGATCAGCGACAACGATCCTGGAATCAACGACTACCTCGAATTATTGGTTTCTAATAAACTTCCTCCAGTTGAAAAAATCAAAGAGCCGGTAAAAGACCCGAACGCTCCTTCGAAGGACGCTCAACAAACTCCGGAAGAAGCAAACGTAAACCGCCAGCACGCGGAGAAAGTTGCCAGAAAACAAGGTTAA